Within the Photobacterium swingsii genome, the region GCCTTCGATTTCATCTAACGGCACACCTTGCTTCAGTTTGATGGTTAATGCCTGGCTATGACAACGCATAGCACCAATACGTACACATGTCCCGTCAATCGGGATAGGCTTGGCGTCTAGCCCTAAAATCTTGTTGGTTTCAACCGAAGCTTTCCACTCTTCTTTTGACTGACCGTTGTCGCGCTTCACATCAATCCAAGGGATCAATGAACCCGCAAGTGGCACACCAAACTCTTGAGCAGGGAAGCTAGAAGATCGCAGCGTTTCAGCCACTTTACGATCTATGTCTAAAATAGAGGTTGATGGATCAGCCAACTCGCTCGTCACGGTATCGTTGATCACACCCATCTGACTGATTAACTCACGCATATTCTTCGCGCCAGCACCAGAAGCCGCTTGATAGGTTTGTGACGTCATCCACTCAACGAGGCCTGCTTTATATAAGCCACCAACGGCCATCAACATCAAGCTAACCGTACAGTTACCACCAACAAAAGTTTTTGTTCCGGAGTGAATACCCTGCTGAATCTGATCAAAGTTAACAGGATCTAGCGTAATAATGGCATCGTCTTTCATGCGCAATGTAGAAGCCGCATCAATCCAATACCCTTTCCAACCAGCTTGGCGTAATGCTGGGTATACTTTCTCGGTGTAGCTGCCCCCCTGACAAGTCACGATAGCATCAAGCTGTTTCAAGCTATCAATGTCAAACGCATCTTGCAGTAAGCCTGCATCCTTCCCATAGTTTGGTGCAGGAATACCTACTTGTGAGGTTGTGTAAAAGGTTGGCTCGATGTGATCAAAATCTCGCTCTTCTACCATTCGCTGCATGAGCACAGAGCCCACCATGCCACGCCAACCGACTAATCCTACTTTCATCATTACTTACTACGCTCCCTGTTATTCATTCGCAGTCCCATCTATAGAGTTTTAAGGCACGAAAAACAAGCAAATTTTGTAATTAAACATGCATAACGCAGTTATTCAAAACAAGAGCAAGTGATAGCAATAATAAAGTAGACGAAAGATGTCGACATGGCTTCTTACAATTCCTCCTAGATTAAAGCAACAGTTAAACTGGGCTACTAAACAAACAACTCCTGTTTAAATTGCCACCTACCTTTTTACTTTGCGATGATTTTAACAACCAAGATGCATCTAAAACTGGTAACAGCAAAAATCATGGATATTTACTTTTTTTGAATTAACGCTCACACCCTGATAACCTACGCGACCGCAATATTTGAGATTAATATTCCGAGGCATCTCGCCAGATACAGTTATTAAATCTATATATCGCGATTAAACAAACAATGTTACATCAGTTAAAAAACAAGCAAAGCACAACAAAGCAACCAATATTTAACAGTAATTAAATATATAAGCGGCATTTTTATCATTCTTAATTGATAGGAAGGATAAGAGTCACAGAAAGGCACATTATCTATCGCGATACTAAAACCATTCCGATAGAGTAGCGCCGATTAAAAACGAGGCTGACGTGCTAACACGTTAACCATCACAATTACATTTATTAACTTCATGATGAAGCTAATTTTAGGGTTTACCCTCTTACACAGCTCGAATACACAAGGTTAAGAAGTATGGACAAACAGAATGTAAGACTACCTTCGCTAATGCAGGTAGTCCTAGCTCTAGGCATTTTCCTTGCTCTGGCATTTTCTTTCACCGCGAAACTTGATTTACCCATCCAACTAGCACTTTACATTGGTTGGTTCGTTATCATGGCTCTAGGTATTAAACTAGGTCACGACTACAAATCATTAGAAAAAGCGGCAACAAAAGGTATTGCTAACGGTTTAGGTGCAGTGCTCATCCTACTGGCAGTAGGTGCTCTTGTAGGTACATGGATTGCGGGCGGTATTGTTCCAACCATTATCTACTATGGTCTTAAAGCTATTCACCCTTCTATCTTCCTTTTAGCGACCATGATCATCTGTTCACTAACTGCGCTTGCAACAGGTACCTCTTGGGGTGCGGCAGGTACTGCTGGTATTGCAATGATGGGTATTGGTCAAGGCTTGGGTATTCCAGCGCCAATGACAGCAGGTGCGGTTCTTTCGGGCTGTTACTTTGGTGATAAACTGTCACCACTATCTGATTCAGTGATCCTTGCCTCTTCTATGTCTAACGTAGAAGTGATGGAACACATCAAAGGTATGCTACCTATCGCGCTAATCAGCTACATCATCACAGGTATCCTATTCACAGGTGCGGGTCTGCACTACGCGGGCAATGTTGATATGGCGCAGGTTGACTCTGTTATTCTTGCAATGGAGCAGCAGTTCGTTATTACGCCAATGTCATTTATCCCTGTGATTATCGTCCTTGGCCTACTAGCAATGCGTATGCCTTCTTTCCCTGTAATCTCACTAGGCTCTCTACTGGGTATTGTGTGGGCGGTTATGATTCAAGATATGGACCCGCTTGTTGCCTTCAACACAGCATGGGCTCCGTTCTCAATCAGCTCTGGTGTTGACTTCATCGATGCCATCCTAAACCGTGGCGGCATGTCATCTATGCTAGGTTCGGTAGCGGTTATCGTATTTGGTCTTGGTTTCGGTGGCTTACTGGATAAAGTAGGCGTACTACAAACTATCGCGAAACTATTCGAAAAACGCGTGAATTCTGCAGGTAGCCTATCTGTATCGACTATCGCAACCGCATTCTTAGGTAACGTATTTG harbors:
- the asd gene encoding aspartate-semialdehyde dehydrogenase, which encodes MKVGLVGWRGMVGSVLMQRMVEERDFDHIEPTFYTTSQVGIPAPNYGKDAGLLQDAFDIDSLKQLDAIVTCQGGSYTEKVYPALRQAGWKGYWIDAASTLRMKDDAIITLDPVNFDQIQQGIHSGTKTFVGGNCTVSLMLMAVGGLYKAGLVEWMTSQTYQAASGAGAKNMRELISQMGVINDTVTSELADPSTSILDIDRKVAETLRSSSFPAQEFGVPLAGSLIPWIDVKRDNGQSKEEWKASVETNKILGLDAKPIPIDGTCVRIGAMRCHSQALTIKLKQGVPLDEIEGMIASHNDWVKVIPNDRDVTVQELSPAKVTGTLSVPVGRLRKLAMGDDYLNAFTVGDQLLWGAAEPLRRTLRIILSEKA
- the nhaC gene encoding Na+/H+ antiporter NhaC, translated to MDKQNVRLPSLMQVVLALGIFLALAFSFTAKLDLPIQLALYIGWFVIMALGIKLGHDYKSLEKAATKGIANGLGAVLILLAVGALVGTWIAGGIVPTIIYYGLKAIHPSIFLLATMIICSLTALATGTSWGAAGTAGIAMMGIGQGLGIPAPMTAGAVLSGCYFGDKLSPLSDSVILASSMSNVEVMEHIKGMLPIALISYIITGILFTGAGLHYAGNVDMAQVDSVILAMEQQFVITPMSFIPVIIVLGLLAMRMPSFPVISLGSLLGIVWAVMIQDMDPLVAFNTAWAPFSISSGVDFIDAILNRGGMSSMLGSVAVIVFGLGFGGLLDKVGVLQTIAKLFEKRVNSAGSLSVSTIATAFLGNVFGSAMYVSLILTPKICAKNYDRLGYKRKNLSRNAEFGGTLTSGMVPWSDNGIYMASILGVATFSYAPFMWLSFVCIIVTIVTSYMGWFVDRCPPTSQAEIDAKAEEAELKAQTA